The following proteins are co-located in the Aquarana catesbeiana isolate 2022-GZ linkage group LG02, ASM4218655v1, whole genome shotgun sequence genome:
- the VTCN1 gene encoding V-set domain-containing T-cell activation inhibitor 1 gives MAGIGKIIFRIMIGIIILLVGAIALIIGLSVAGNSSTNAVITTNAVGQINNNVVLGCTFTPDTKQSSDVLWEKVGLTGTVYKYVKGKISLTDQNIVFKGRTSLFPNELTNGNGSLLLSNVQLSDIGTYKCTITNSQGTGSNTLYLNVGAFSPITVTNTTPTTIHCESPSWYPEPSVTWWNSTSADLTPQANLTNSSSTRIVPGLSVMMQVITDLKGAVVDTQYTCIIQNGLAKAQGIAKFTVTGLKTDARLDLIGSAAILSPSVFLLCLLAVLAYPAAL, from the exons AATGATTGGGATCATCATCCTCCTGGTGGGAGCCATTGCTCTAATCATCGGTCTCAGCGTAGCAG gTAACAGCTCCACCAATGCTGTGATTACTACGAACGCGGTTGGACAAATCAACAACAATGTAGTTCTGGGCTGCACTTTCACTCCGGACACAAAGCAGTCCAGCGATGTCTTGTGGGAGAAAGTGGGCCTGACTGGTACTGTCTACAAATATGTGAAAGGAAAGATCTCCTTGACGGACCAGAACATCGTCTTCAAGGGTCGGACCTCGCTCTTCCCCAACGAACTGACAAATGGGAACGGCTCTCTTTTGCTTAGCAACGTTCAGCTGAGTGATATCGGGACCTACAAGTGCACCATCACTAATTCTCAGGGTACAGGATCGAACACGCTGTACCTCAACGTGGGAG CGTTCTCCCCCATCACGGTGACTAACACCACCCCGACCACCATACACTGCGAGTCTCCCAGCTGGTACCCCGAACCAAGCGTCACCTGGTGGAACTCCACGTCCGCAGACCTTACGCCCCAAGCAAACCTCACCAACTCATCCAGTACCAGAATCGTCCCGGGTCTCAGCGTAATGATGCAGGTGATTACGGACCTCAAAGGTGCCGTAGTGGACACGCAGTACACCTGCATCATACAGAATGGTTTGGCCAAGGCTCAGGGCATCGCCAAGTTCACAG TTACAGGTCTGAAGACGGACGCCCGCCTGGACCTGATTGGCTCAGCCGCCATCTTGTCTCCGTCTGTTTTCCTGTTGTGTCTTCTCGCTGTACTCGCCTATCCAGCCGCTCTTTGA